A genomic stretch from Hemicordylus capensis ecotype Gifberg chromosome 1, rHemCap1.1.pri, whole genome shotgun sequence includes:
- the LOC128339697 gene encoding uncharacterized protein LOC128339697 produces the protein MDFAKCPDSVEGLRHKFMSVLYMPTDRLLEKTGHMAHQIGERRGRRNCTRGAFSVISTTGSMKLRKRSTSLQHKLPDCLVRQWEDLSTPPDCNLDTPNDWKHQRMNSPVAHMTVLEDPKSFQMAAAWVPPSTGRHNDIDMEPTSDFQRDSESLQTGILPNLPQRAARTSELPKGLGPFADGLGRMPDHFLLMEIEQSESTERLPDPVVAPSPKSLLAEPGGDIIMHDESRIRKSKEISILERVGETLRQKKLRATQL, from the exons AGTGTGCTCTACATGCCCACGGACAGACTCCTGGAAAAAACAGGCCACATGGCTCATCAAATAG GTGAAAGGCGAGGCAGAAGAAACTGCACCAGAGGAGCCTTCAGTGTCATTAGTACCACGGGCTCCATGAAGCTGCGGAAGAGAAGTACAAGCCTTCAACACAAG CTTCCAGATTGTTTGGTTAGACAATGGGAAGACCTGTCCACTCCCCCTGATTGTAATTTGGACACTCCTAATGACTGGAAACATCAAAGAATGAACTCTCCCGTTGCACACATGACAGTACTGGAAGACCCCAAATCCTTCCAAATGGCTGCAGCATGGGTCCCTCCATCAACAGGAAGGCACAACGACATTGACATGGAACCAACCAGTGACTTCCAAAGAGACAGTGAAAGCCTCCAAACAGGCATATTGCCtaatctgccccaaagggctGCAAGGACCTCTGAGCTTCCCAAGGGGTTGGGGCCCTTTGCTGATGGACTGGGGAGGATGCCTGATCACTTCTTGCTCATGGAGATCGAACAATCAGAATCTACAGAACGTCTGCCAGATCCAGTGGTGGCTCCTTCACCAAAGTCTTTGCTAGCAGAGCCCGGTGGTGACATCATAATGCACGATGAATCAAGAATCAGGAAGTCGAAAGAGATATCAATTCTAGAGCGCGTTGGGGAGACACTGCGACAAAAGAAACTGCGTGCAACCCAGCTTTGA
- the LOC128345254 gene encoding uncharacterized protein LOC128345254 isoform X6, which translates to MAAVERRKRRRKKFQNGKPMADSYQWVNLGNNSVDLEILAHKYMVLNSNRLPEGLFEQTNHTKLKFLDPYDGDYEEISGTSDCSLDSPVDSRHSRVIFWEHPTPHALTPDDPFPPEGQEPLSASPYRAVSATVTQKDEPELQDPCEILQLPEKPSWLMGPDSSKHGRLHENTAPSSADQSMLECDSGMCEDPNVNRKQGRSVLENAGEKLRKKLRVT; encoded by the exons ATGGCAGCTGTGGAGCGAAGGAAGCGGAGGAGAAAGAAGTTCCAGAATGGGAAGCCCATGGCAG ATTCATATCAGTGGGTGAACTTAGGAAATAATTCTGTTGACCTAGAGATATTGGCTCACAAATACATG GTTCTGAACAGCAACAGGCTTCCAGAAGGGCTCTTTGAGCAAACGAACCACACAAAACTTAAA TTCTTGGATCCTTATGACGGTGATTATGAGGAAATCTCAGGCACATCAGACTGTAGTTTGGATTCCCCTGTTGACTCCAGACATAGTAGGGTGATCTTCTGGGAGCATCCCACTCCTCATGCTCTGACTCCAGACGACCCTTTTCCTCCTGAAGGCCAGGAGCCTCTCTCTGCTTCACCATATAGGGCAGTCTCTGCAACTGTAACTCAGAAGGATGAACCAGAACTGCAGGACCCCTGTGAAATACTCCAGCTGCCAGAGAAACCTTCCTGGCTTATGGGGCCCGATTCCTCAAAACATGGTAGACTCCATGAAAACACAGCTCCAAGTTCTGCAGATCAGTCCATGTTGGAGTGTGACAGTGGGATGTGTGAAGATCCAAATGTCAACAGGAAGCAAGGACGGTCTGTTCTGGAGAATGCTGGAGAAAAACTCAGAAAGAAACTGCGGGTGACTTAA
- the LOC128345254 gene encoding uncharacterized protein LOC128345254 isoform X2: protein MAAVERRKRRRKKFQNGKPMAVDSYQWVNLGNNSVDLEILAHKYMQKCTVESSTESESDANVEVLNSNRLPEGLFEQTNHTKLKFLDPYDGDYEEISGTSDCSLDSPVDSRHSRVIFWEHPTPHALTPDDPFPPEGQEPLSASPYRAVSATVTQKDEPELQDPCEILQLPEKPSWLMGPDSSKHGRLHENTAPSSADQSMLECDSGMCEDPNVNRKQGRSVLENAGEKLRKKLRVT from the exons ATGGCAGCTGTGGAGCGAAGGAAGCGGAGGAGAAAGAAGTTCCAGAATGGGAAGCCCATGGCAG TAGATTCATATCAGTGGGTGAACTTAGGAAATAATTCTGTTGACCTAGAGATATTGGCTCACAAATACATG CAAAAGTGCACAGTTGAGTCCAGCACTGAATCGGAATCTGATGCAAACGTAGAG GTTCTGAACAGCAACAGGCTTCCAGAAGGGCTCTTTGAGCAAACGAACCACACAAAACTTAAA TTCTTGGATCCTTATGACGGTGATTATGAGGAAATCTCAGGCACATCAGACTGTAGTTTGGATTCCCCTGTTGACTCCAGACATAGTAGGGTGATCTTCTGGGAGCATCCCACTCCTCATGCTCTGACTCCAGACGACCCTTTTCCTCCTGAAGGCCAGGAGCCTCTCTCTGCTTCACCATATAGGGCAGTCTCTGCAACTGTAACTCAGAAGGATGAACCAGAACTGCAGGACCCCTGTGAAATACTCCAGCTGCCAGAGAAACCTTCCTGGCTTATGGGGCCCGATTCCTCAAAACATGGTAGACTCCATGAAAACACAGCTCCAAGTTCTGCAGATCAGTCCATGTTGGAGTGTGACAGTGGGATGTGTGAAGATCCAAATGTCAACAGGAAGCAAGGACGGTCTGTTCTGGAGAATGCTGGAGAAAAACTCAGAAAGAAACTGCGGGTGACTTAA
- the LOC128345254 gene encoding uncharacterized protein LOC128345254 isoform X3: MAAVERRKRRRKKFQNGKPMADSYQWVNLGNNSVDLEILAHKYMQKCTVESSTESESDANVEQVLNSNRLPEGLFEQTNHTKLKFLDPYDGDYEEISGTSDCSLDSPVDSRHSRVIFWEHPTPHALTPDDPFPPEGQEPLSASPYRAVSATVTQKDEPELQDPCEILQLPEKPSWLMGPDSSKHGRLHENTAPSSADQSMLECDSGMCEDPNVNRKQGRSVLENAGEKLRKKLRVT, from the exons ATGGCAGCTGTGGAGCGAAGGAAGCGGAGGAGAAAGAAGTTCCAGAATGGGAAGCCCATGGCAG ATTCATATCAGTGGGTGAACTTAGGAAATAATTCTGTTGACCTAGAGATATTGGCTCACAAATACATG CAAAAGTGCACAGTTGAGTCCAGCACTGAATCGGAATCTGATGCAAACGTAGAG CAGGTTCTGAACAGCAACAGGCTTCCAGAAGGGCTCTTTGAGCAAACGAACCACACAAAACTTAAA TTCTTGGATCCTTATGACGGTGATTATGAGGAAATCTCAGGCACATCAGACTGTAGTTTGGATTCCCCTGTTGACTCCAGACATAGTAGGGTGATCTTCTGGGAGCATCCCACTCCTCATGCTCTGACTCCAGACGACCCTTTTCCTCCTGAAGGCCAGGAGCCTCTCTCTGCTTCACCATATAGGGCAGTCTCTGCAACTGTAACTCAGAAGGATGAACCAGAACTGCAGGACCCCTGTGAAATACTCCAGCTGCCAGAGAAACCTTCCTGGCTTATGGGGCCCGATTCCTCAAAACATGGTAGACTCCATGAAAACACAGCTCCAAGTTCTGCAGATCAGTCCATGTTGGAGTGTGACAGTGGGATGTGTGAAGATCCAAATGTCAACAGGAAGCAAGGACGGTCTGTTCTGGAGAATGCTGGAGAAAAACTCAGAAAGAAACTGCGGGTGACTTAA
- the LOC128345254 gene encoding uncharacterized protein LOC128345254 isoform X4 produces MAAVERRKRRRKKFQNGKPMADSYQWVNLGNNSVDLEILAHKYMQKCTVESSTESESDANVEVLNSNRLPEGLFEQTNHTKLKFLDPYDGDYEEISGTSDCSLDSPVDSRHSRVIFWEHPTPHALTPDDPFPPEGQEPLSASPYRAVSATVTQKDEPELQDPCEILQLPEKPSWLMGPDSSKHGRLHENTAPSSADQSMLECDSGMCEDPNVNRKQGRSVLENAGEKLRKKLRVT; encoded by the exons ATGGCAGCTGTGGAGCGAAGGAAGCGGAGGAGAAAGAAGTTCCAGAATGGGAAGCCCATGGCAG ATTCATATCAGTGGGTGAACTTAGGAAATAATTCTGTTGACCTAGAGATATTGGCTCACAAATACATG CAAAAGTGCACAGTTGAGTCCAGCACTGAATCGGAATCTGATGCAAACGTAGAG GTTCTGAACAGCAACAGGCTTCCAGAAGGGCTCTTTGAGCAAACGAACCACACAAAACTTAAA TTCTTGGATCCTTATGACGGTGATTATGAGGAAATCTCAGGCACATCAGACTGTAGTTTGGATTCCCCTGTTGACTCCAGACATAGTAGGGTGATCTTCTGGGAGCATCCCACTCCTCATGCTCTGACTCCAGACGACCCTTTTCCTCCTGAAGGCCAGGAGCCTCTCTCTGCTTCACCATATAGGGCAGTCTCTGCAACTGTAACTCAGAAGGATGAACCAGAACTGCAGGACCCCTGTGAAATACTCCAGCTGCCAGAGAAACCTTCCTGGCTTATGGGGCCCGATTCCTCAAAACATGGTAGACTCCATGAAAACACAGCTCCAAGTTCTGCAGATCAGTCCATGTTGGAGTGTGACAGTGGGATGTGTGAAGATCCAAATGTCAACAGGAAGCAAGGACGGTCTGTTCTGGAGAATGCTGGAGAAAAACTCAGAAAGAAACTGCGGGTGACTTAA
- the LOC128345254 gene encoding uncharacterized protein LOC128345254 isoform X5, with amino-acid sequence MAAVERRKRRRKKFQNGKPMAVDSYQWVNLGNNSVDLEILAHKYMVLNSNRLPEGLFEQTNHTKLKFLDPYDGDYEEISGTSDCSLDSPVDSRHSRVIFWEHPTPHALTPDDPFPPEGQEPLSASPYRAVSATVTQKDEPELQDPCEILQLPEKPSWLMGPDSSKHGRLHENTAPSSADQSMLECDSGMCEDPNVNRKQGRSVLENAGEKLRKKLRVT; translated from the exons ATGGCAGCTGTGGAGCGAAGGAAGCGGAGGAGAAAGAAGTTCCAGAATGGGAAGCCCATGGCAG TAGATTCATATCAGTGGGTGAACTTAGGAAATAATTCTGTTGACCTAGAGATATTGGCTCACAAATACATG GTTCTGAACAGCAACAGGCTTCCAGAAGGGCTCTTTGAGCAAACGAACCACACAAAACTTAAA TTCTTGGATCCTTATGACGGTGATTATGAGGAAATCTCAGGCACATCAGACTGTAGTTTGGATTCCCCTGTTGACTCCAGACATAGTAGGGTGATCTTCTGGGAGCATCCCACTCCTCATGCTCTGACTCCAGACGACCCTTTTCCTCCTGAAGGCCAGGAGCCTCTCTCTGCTTCACCATATAGGGCAGTCTCTGCAACTGTAACTCAGAAGGATGAACCAGAACTGCAGGACCCCTGTGAAATACTCCAGCTGCCAGAGAAACCTTCCTGGCTTATGGGGCCCGATTCCTCAAAACATGGTAGACTCCATGAAAACACAGCTCCAAGTTCTGCAGATCAGTCCATGTTGGAGTGTGACAGTGGGATGTGTGAAGATCCAAATGTCAACAGGAAGCAAGGACGGTCTGTTCTGGAGAATGCTGGAGAAAAACTCAGAAAGAAACTGCGGGTGACTTAA
- the LOC128345254 gene encoding uncharacterized protein LOC128345254 isoform X1, whose product MAAVERRKRRRKKFQNGKPMAVDSYQWVNLGNNSVDLEILAHKYMQKCTVESSTESESDANVEQVLNSNRLPEGLFEQTNHTKLKFLDPYDGDYEEISGTSDCSLDSPVDSRHSRVIFWEHPTPHALTPDDPFPPEGQEPLSASPYRAVSATVTQKDEPELQDPCEILQLPEKPSWLMGPDSSKHGRLHENTAPSSADQSMLECDSGMCEDPNVNRKQGRSVLENAGEKLRKKLRVT is encoded by the exons ATGGCAGCTGTGGAGCGAAGGAAGCGGAGGAGAAAGAAGTTCCAGAATGGGAAGCCCATGGCAG TAGATTCATATCAGTGGGTGAACTTAGGAAATAATTCTGTTGACCTAGAGATATTGGCTCACAAATACATG CAAAAGTGCACAGTTGAGTCCAGCACTGAATCGGAATCTGATGCAAACGTAGAG CAGGTTCTGAACAGCAACAGGCTTCCAGAAGGGCTCTTTGAGCAAACGAACCACACAAAACTTAAA TTCTTGGATCCTTATGACGGTGATTATGAGGAAATCTCAGGCACATCAGACTGTAGTTTGGATTCCCCTGTTGACTCCAGACATAGTAGGGTGATCTTCTGGGAGCATCCCACTCCTCATGCTCTGACTCCAGACGACCCTTTTCCTCCTGAAGGCCAGGAGCCTCTCTCTGCTTCACCATATAGGGCAGTCTCTGCAACTGTAACTCAGAAGGATGAACCAGAACTGCAGGACCCCTGTGAAATACTCCAGCTGCCAGAGAAACCTTCCTGGCTTATGGGGCCCGATTCCTCAAAACATGGTAGACTCCATGAAAACACAGCTCCAAGTTCTGCAGATCAGTCCATGTTGGAGTGTGACAGTGGGATGTGTGAAGATCCAAATGTCAACAGGAAGCAAGGACGGTCTGTTCTGGAGAATGCTGGAGAAAAACTCAGAAAGAAACTGCGGGTGACTTAA
- the LOC128345254 gene encoding uncharacterized protein LOC128345254 isoform X7 translates to MQKCTVESSTESESDANVEQVLNSNRLPEGLFEQTNHTKLKFLDPYDGDYEEISGTSDCSLDSPVDSRHSRVIFWEHPTPHALTPDDPFPPEGQEPLSASPYRAVSATVTQKDEPELQDPCEILQLPEKPSWLMGPDSSKHGRLHENTAPSSADQSMLECDSGMCEDPNVNRKQGRSVLENAGEKLRKKLRVT, encoded by the exons ATG CAAAAGTGCACAGTTGAGTCCAGCACTGAATCGGAATCTGATGCAAACGTAGAG CAGGTTCTGAACAGCAACAGGCTTCCAGAAGGGCTCTTTGAGCAAACGAACCACACAAAACTTAAA TTCTTGGATCCTTATGACGGTGATTATGAGGAAATCTCAGGCACATCAGACTGTAGTTTGGATTCCCCTGTTGACTCCAGACATAGTAGGGTGATCTTCTGGGAGCATCCCACTCCTCATGCTCTGACTCCAGACGACCCTTTTCCTCCTGAAGGCCAGGAGCCTCTCTCTGCTTCACCATATAGGGCAGTCTCTGCAACTGTAACTCAGAAGGATGAACCAGAACTGCAGGACCCCTGTGAAATACTCCAGCTGCCAGAGAAACCTTCCTGGCTTATGGGGCCCGATTCCTCAAAACATGGTAGACTCCATGAAAACACAGCTCCAAGTTCTGCAGATCAGTCCATGTTGGAGTGTGACAGTGGGATGTGTGAAGATCCAAATGTCAACAGGAAGCAAGGACGGTCTGTTCTGGAGAATGCTGGAGAAAAACTCAGAAAGAAACTGCGGGTGACTTAA
- the LOC128345254 gene encoding uncharacterized protein LOC128345254 isoform X8 produces the protein MQKCTVESSTESESDANVEVLNSNRLPEGLFEQTNHTKLKFLDPYDGDYEEISGTSDCSLDSPVDSRHSRVIFWEHPTPHALTPDDPFPPEGQEPLSASPYRAVSATVTQKDEPELQDPCEILQLPEKPSWLMGPDSSKHGRLHENTAPSSADQSMLECDSGMCEDPNVNRKQGRSVLENAGEKLRKKLRVT, from the exons ATG CAAAAGTGCACAGTTGAGTCCAGCACTGAATCGGAATCTGATGCAAACGTAGAG GTTCTGAACAGCAACAGGCTTCCAGAAGGGCTCTTTGAGCAAACGAACCACACAAAACTTAAA TTCTTGGATCCTTATGACGGTGATTATGAGGAAATCTCAGGCACATCAGACTGTAGTTTGGATTCCCCTGTTGACTCCAGACATAGTAGGGTGATCTTCTGGGAGCATCCCACTCCTCATGCTCTGACTCCAGACGACCCTTTTCCTCCTGAAGGCCAGGAGCCTCTCTCTGCTTCACCATATAGGGCAGTCTCTGCAACTGTAACTCAGAAGGATGAACCAGAACTGCAGGACCCCTGTGAAATACTCCAGCTGCCAGAGAAACCTTCCTGGCTTATGGGGCCCGATTCCTCAAAACATGGTAGACTCCATGAAAACACAGCTCCAAGTTCTGCAGATCAGTCCATGTTGGAGTGTGACAGTGGGATGTGTGAAGATCCAAATGTCAACAGGAAGCAAGGACGGTCTGTTCTGGAGAATGCTGGAGAAAAACTCAGAAAGAAACTGCGGGTGACTTAA